ATAAAAAATTGGGAAAAATTATGTGGGATTATTGTGGCATGGCCCGCACTGCCGAAGGTTTGACCAAAGCCCGCGTGATGGTGCAAGAACTCAAAGCTGAGTTTTGGAAAGATGTAAAAGTATCTGGAACCAATGAAGAATTAAATCCTGATTTAGAAAAAGCATTACGCGTAGCAGACTTTATGGAATTGGGTGAACTGATGATAGTAGATGCACTTAATCGCAATGAAAGTTGTGGTGGCCATTTCCGATTAGAATATCAAGATGCTGGTGAAGCAAAACGTAATGATGAGCAATATGCTTATGTAGCAGCATGGGAATATAAAGGAGAAAATGGAGAACCTTTGATGCATAAGGAAGATTTGAAATTTGATAATATAAAATTGCAAGTACGTAGTTATAAATAGGAATTGGGATTTAGGATATAGGGATTCAATTAATGGGACTAATACTATCATATAAAGATTTGGATGTTTGGAAAGAAGGTGTAAATATTTCTACAGATATTTATGCTATAACAAAGTCTTTTCCAAAAGAAGAAATCTTTGGAATCACCTCTCAAATCAGACGTTCAACCATATCCATTCCATTAAACATAGCAGAACGGCATGGACGAAAATCCACAAAAAGTTATATTAACTTTTTGAATATCGCACGAGGCTCACTAAACGAATTAGAAACTTGTTTGATGATCGCCAAAAACTTAAAATATATTAGTGAAAAAGAATATAATACTATTACTGAAAAACTAACTATTCAAGCAAAAAGACTGTCAAGTTTAGTAGTATCACTTACTAAAAAATTACCCGAATCATCAAAATAACAGCACCCCAAATCCCATATCCCAACACCTAGTATGCTAGCAAATGTAAATAAAATAATATCCATTAATGCATATAAAATAGTTGCCGATTTTAATCATGGTGAAATGCGGGAAATCGACTTATCCAATTTCATAAATAAATTTAACCAAGGAACTACAGCACAGCTAAAAGATATTGCTTTATTTTCAAAAGTGAAATGTAACGGCACTACTATATACTGGGAAAACCTCTTACCTTATATTGACTACGATGGTAGTCAAAAAATGTGTGAATTAGATTTGGATCCCAATGTATTATATGAATTACGCAAACCAATTTCAGAATAATAACAAACCCCCATATCCCATCCGCCGCGGCGAACTATATCCCAACCCCAACAAACATGAAATTTAATCTCAAAATATGGCGTCAACAAAATGCACAAGCTGCAGGTAAAATGGTTGACTATACAATTGACAACGTAAACCCTGATATGTCATTCTTAGAAATGATTGATGTGTTGAACGAAGATATCATTCGTAAAGGTGATTCGCCGGTAGCATTCGACCACGACTGTCGAGAGGGGATTTGTGGTTCATGCAGTATGTATATCAATGGTCGTGCACATGGACCCTTAAAAGCTACCACTACTTGCCAATTGATGATGCGTAATTTTACCGATGGTGAAACTATACATGTAGAACCTTTTAGGGCAAAGGCATTCCCAGTTATTAAAGATTTGGTTGTAGATCGTTCGGCCTTCGACCGCATACAAGCTGTAGGTGGATTTGTATCTGTTAATACTGGACAAGTGCAAGATGCAAATAATTTACCCATAGAAAAGGACAAAGCCGATTTGGCAATGGATGCTGCTTCATGTATAGGATGCGGTGCTTGTGTGGCAGCATGTAAAAATGCATCAGCAATGTTATTTGTTGGAGCCAAAGTATCACAATACGCATTGCTTCCCCAGGGACAAACAGAACGCAAATTGAGGGTACAAAAAATGATAGCCCAAATGGATGCTGAAGGTTTTGGAGCCTGCACCAATACAGGGGCTTGCAGTGCGGAATGTCCTAAGGAAATATCATTGAGTAATATAGCTCGCATGAATATGGACTATTTGAAAGCATCGGTTTTGCAGGATTAAAATTATTATAATATATCCCGCTGCCGCCGCACTAGAACGGTTCAACCAAATTATGCTTTATAGCATATAATACTGCACCAATTCTAGTTTTCACATTCATTTTTTTGAAGACATTTGTACTGTTGTATTCTATACTTTTCAGACTTGTATTCATTTCCTCTGCAATTTCTTTATATGCCAAATCGGTGCAGCACAATTTGATGAATTGCATTTCCTTATCAGTAA
This Bacteroidota bacterium DNA region includes the following protein-coding sequences:
- a CDS encoding DUF2442 domain-containing protein, giving the protein MLANVNKIISINAYKIVADFNHGEMREIDLSNFINKFNQGTTAQLKDIALFSKVKCNGTTIYWENLLPYIDYDGSQKMCELDLDPNVLYELRKPISE
- a CDS encoding succinate dehydrogenase/fumarate reductase iron-sulfur subunit, which produces MKFNLKIWRQQNAQAAGKMVDYTIDNVNPDMSFLEMIDVLNEDIIRKGDSPVAFDHDCREGICGSCSMYINGRAHGPLKATTTCQLMMRNFTDGETIHVEPFRAKAFPVIKDLVVDRSAFDRIQAVGGFVSVNTGQVQDANNLPIEKDKADLAMDAASCIGCGACVAACKNASAMLFVGAKVSQYALLPQGQTERKLRVQKMIAQMDAEGFGACTNTGACSAECPKEISLSNIARMNMDYLKASVLQD
- a CDS encoding four helix bundle protein; translated protein: MGLILSYKDLDVWKEGVNISTDIYAITKSFPKEEIFGITSQIRRSTISIPLNIAERHGRKSTKSYINFLNIARGSLNELETCLMIAKNLKYISEKEYNTITEKLTIQAKRLSSLVVSLTKKLPESSK